In Aspergillus fumigatus Af293 chromosome 2, whole genome shotgun sequence, a genomic segment contains:
- the erg28 gene encoding Erg28 family protein → MTSLLSYLPPFEGLLPKWLVLVSVVSAINSLQCYRSDEYAAQLYNARTADGRSFATPLSSRTFGTWTFLSAVVRMYAAYHITTPAVYDLAIWSFGLALAHFVGEWLAFGSAQLKGRFVSPLIVASVTLTWMLTQREAYLSA, encoded by the exons ATGACCAGTCTCCTCTCCTACCTACCCCCTTTCGAGGGGCTTCTGCCCAAATGGCTCGTCTTG GTCTCCGTGGTCTCTGCAATCAACAGCCTCCAATGCTACCGTTCAGACGAATACGCCGCACAGCTCTACAATGCCAGAACCGCTGATGGCCGCTCGTTCGCAACCCCTCTGTCCTCCCGCACTTTTGGCACCTGGACCTTCCTTTCGGCCGTCGTCCGGATGTACGCGGCTTATCACATCACCACTCCCGCTGTATACGACCTTGCAATTTGGAGCTttggccttgcccttgcccATTTTGTCGGCGAGTGGTTGGCTTTCGGTAGTGCGCAGCTCAAGGGGCGGTTTGTGAGCCCGTTGATTGTTGCGTCGGTGACGTTGACCTGGATGTTGACGCAGAGGGAAGCTTATCTCTCTGCGTAG
- a CDS encoding ketoreductase, which yields MEFLSKYTACLSNWGLNLEPGLQTVGAAVLLTTGTLFIASRVLTFVRVLLSLFVLPGKPLRSFGPKGSWAVVTGASDGLGKEFSLQLARAGFNIVLVSRTASKLTTLAEEITTKHSVQTKTLAMDYAANNDADYEELKAIVDGLDVAVLINNVGKSHDIPTPFALTPEDEMTDIVTINCLGTLRTTQLIIPGMMQRKRGLVLTMGSFGGLLPTPLLATYSGSKAFLQQWSTSLGSELEPYGITVELVQAYLITSAMSKVRRTSATIPDPRAFVKAVLSKIGRNGGSPGYAYSSSPYWSHGLMAWFLTCVMQPMGKLVVGQNKSMHEAIRKRALRKAEREKGKKST from the exons ATGGAGTTTCTCTCGAAGTATACAGCTTGTTTGTCCAATTGGGGGCTCAACCTTGAACCCGGCCTACAGACTGTGGGCGCCGCGGTCCTGCTGACCACGGGGACCTTGTTTATTGCTTCGCGAGTTTTGACATTTGTCAGGGTGCTCTTGAGTCTGTTTGTGCTTCCAGGGAAACCG CTCCGCTCGTTCGGGCCCAAGGGTAGCTGGGCAGTGGTTACAGGTGCCTCGGATGGATTAGGCAAGGAATTTTCTCTGCAGCTCGCTCGCGCTGGATTCAACATTGTACTCGTATCCCGGACTGCCTCCAAGCTCACCACGCTTGCCGAGGAGATCACCACCAAACACTCCGTGCAGACCAAGACGTTGGCCATGGACTATGCCGCCAACAACGATGCAGACTACGAGGAACTCAAAGCCATAGTAGATGGACTGGACGTCGCCGTCCTGATCAACAACGTCGGCAAGAGCCATGACATTCCTACCCCGTTCGCGCTGACCCCCGAGGACGAGATGACGGATATTGTGACCATCAACTGCCTGGGCACCCTGCGCACTACGCAGTTGATCATCCCCGGCATGATGCAACGCAAGCGCGGTCTCGTGCTGACGATGGGATCCTTCGGGGGTTTGCTCCCTACCCCTCTACTGGCTACGTACTCTGGCAGCAAGGCTTTCCTGCAGCAGTGGTCGACGTCCCTTGGCTCTGAGCTCGAGCCGTACGGCATCACGGTCGAGCTGGTGCAGGCGTACCTTATTACCTCGGCCATGTCGAAAGTGCGCCGGACCAGCGCCACGATCCCAGACCCGCGGGCTTTTGTCAAGGCCGTGCTGTCCAAGATTGGTCGCAATGGAGGGTCTCCGGGCTATGCGTACAGCTCTTCGCCATACTGGAGTCATGGCCTGATGGCCTGGTTCTTGACTTGTGTGATGCAGCCGATGGGCAAGTTGGTTGTCGGCCAGAACAAGTCCATGCACGAGGCCATTCGGAAGCGTGCCTTGCGTAAGGCGGAGcgagagaaggggaagaagagtaCTTAG